Part of the Paroedura picta isolate Pp20150507F chromosome 3, Ppicta_v3.0, whole genome shotgun sequence genome is shown below.
TCTTTGCCACTAACAGTGGTAGGGCCTGATGATAGAATTGCAAGCAATCTCAACTGTCCGTATTCACAAAATAATACAGCATACATTTCTTTTACATGTGGATTATGCACGCCTCTTTCCTCACAGGGGTATTTGCTGTTTAATACTGTTGCTGCTATAGATGCAGAGACATTTGAAGTGATGACAGCTTATATATGAAGGTTTTCCCTATATTGTCTCATGCTGACTGTACTCCCCTTGTCTTTGGTAGAATTTCTGTCTTAGTTAAAAATTTTAGTATCAATATTACTATAGTTTTAGAACCATAGGATTTTGGAGAGGTGCTGTGGTCCAGTAGcggagcacctgcttggcatacagaaggttaaATCCTAGCaatagtaattttttaaaaagaaaaggtaataggtgatgtgaatAACCTCTGTCTAAGACTGCGAGGAGCTATTGCCTGTCAGAGTagaaatactgaccttgatggaccagtgatctgacagtttcatgtagaatcatagaattctagagttggaagggacctccagggttatctagtccaaccccctgcagaatgcaggaaattcacaactacctgtgcacccacagtgacctcaattccatgcccagatgatgccccccccaaaaaaaaacagaatccctggccagtctggcctggaggaaatttgctttccaaccccaaagtggtgattggcatttccctgggcgtgcaagaaacagccagaagcgctaaaaatgGATGCAGTCCCTTGTGCCCAGCCAGTAACTATCtccctaaattcatagaatcagcatgtctgtgagatggctatctagcctttgcttaaaaacttccaaggatggagaacccactaccgcctgttccattgaggaaacacttaggaacttcttccggatggatTCTAgtaggtggccatgttggtctgaagaagcaaaacaaatataaagtccagtggcacctttaaaaccaacaaagttttattcaaggcatcagcttcttcagatacaatgtcatggaatggaagtaatcacgTCAAACGTACAGATagagtgtgagaataaattaacatacagcataatgaaaatggttagcaaGTTACAGAgaccttgaataacactttgttggtcttaaaggtgtcactggactctatatgtgttcttctggatgttcagctgaaaaatcttttggattaatttcatcccattggttctggtctgaccctccggggcaacagaaaacaactctgttctatgtgacagcccttcaagtacttgaagatggctatcatatcatctcttagttgtcttctctgcaggctaaacagaccaagtgaTTTCAACTTGTCCTCATACTTCTTgatttccaaacccctcaccatttttgttgcccttcttGGGATtgactccagtttgtctacatccttgtTCAATTGTGgcccccaaaactgaacacagtattctaagtgaggtctaaccagagcagagtaaagcagtaccatcaccttgcacagtctggacactatacttagtttgatacagcccaaaataccatttgcctttttagccactgagtcacactgctgactcatgttcagtgtatggtctactaagaccccaaaATCCTTATTGCATGTACTACTACCAAGACAGGTCTTCCTGattctataatgatgcatttgatttttcctacttaatTTTACTTTTTTGTCCTTACATTGGTCTTACCGTGTCCTTACGCTTTTCTTACTCTGAACATAACTAAAGAAactttttttgttgtgtttagcatttcttgctagcctaagctcatactgaactttagcttttctaaccctcTCCCTAAAAGCATTGGCTATCTTTAACCGCTtctagcggagcggataaaataaagcagtaagggccctgagggcgggccctgtctgggatgaggaagggtgccgataggccccttcccccagactgacaatcgcagcgcagcttgcaattggtcccttgctgctggactgaCGAATCTGTCCCCCTCCCAGTTCGCTCGGACACCGCAGGCCGCCACCATTACCTCGCTTCCCCTCGACGGTGCAGGTCGACGCCTGCCCGTGGGGACAGGAGTCCCTAGCAGCGCGCCTGTGGTGGCGGTGCCGACGCAGCCACTGCCACCAACGTCACACCTCCCTGCTGGCCCCCTCACATGAGAGCAGGCTGCGCTGCCAGCCGCCGGCGCCTTAAATGGCGCTGTCACCATGGGCCGCCGCCCACCCCACCCGCACCCAACACAGCTCGGCCGAAGACACACACGGCCACCAGCGCCCAGCAGCGCTTCGTCTGGGAGCCCTGGCTCTGCCCCAGCCCGCCACAAGCAGTCACCCTGTGGGCTGTAGTTGGACCCGGTgccaccggcaggggcagctgccGCAGTGCCAGCCCCACCAAGTGCTCCAGCCTCGCACCGGCAgctggctcctgccctccatgcCAGCCATCGCCACTGCCAGCCCCCACGCCGTAGctcaggttgccagatccaggtaggcCGCGGAGCGCGTGCCCTCGTCGACCACTCACACCGCCTCACAGGTCGCCCTGCGCCCGGCCTTGGGTCCGGGGCCTGGCCCCAGAAAGCCACGCCGCCGACCTCTtcagccccgctagcgcctgctgtatttcggGGGCAGttggcttatttactagtttgtttatatttatcctTAGTTATAAGCCCATCCTTCCATTTCCTTtatgagtcttttttatttctcaaatcttTTGAAAGTGGAGCCACACGGGCTTCTTtgggctcctcccatttttccttctcaagtgAATTGTTTGCGATTGTGCCTTCagcatttcactttttaaaaactcccctCCTGGTTGAAACTAGTTTTATTTCATTAAGGCAGGGAAAGGCGGTCCCGTAGATATGATGGTCCCAGACTATTTAGAGCTTTAAGAGTAATAACCAAGTTTTAATTCTAAAATTACTTGGGCCCAGAATATCTGAAAGAGTGCCTACTCCCATAGTATCCAGCCTATTTTCTAAGATCTACCCAGGAACCTTCCTCTGAGAACGAGTTTTAATAGGGAGGGTGTTGGCTTCCAGGAATGTTCAGAATCATAAATTGATGCTTTGAAGCAGTGTTATAGGTTATTACTGATGTTATTGTAAGAAGAATGCCACAAACTGccttggtgattttttttttgttgaaatGCAGTTTCTAAATAAAAACTAACATGACCAATTGTACAAACTGACTATAGGGGAAAAGTTTAGGAAAAGTGGCTCAAATCTCACTAGTTCAATCCACTAAGGAGGGAATCTGTGCACTAAATTGGGCTTTTGTcactaaaattaaattataaaattttgGCATGTGATCAGTCAAACATtatttcagggggttggactatgcgAGTTGTGATGCTCCTGCCAACACCATAATTATATGCAATGAATGACTAGGTACTTAAAATTATACTTTTAACATAAATAAGTATATTAACAGAAGAGTTTTTCAATTATAAAGTATATTTTTCTCAAAAATTCTGGAATCTTAACAGCTAACTCTGGTATAGAACTTAGATGACATTTTTAACAATTAGTGTCACACTTAAATAATTAAATGGCCTAATAAAATGATGTAACTTTGAAGCACAGCATGCTACTTTATATGTCTCATTGAGGGCTAGGTGATTTCCATTCAGTCCTTTGAAGTATGTAGCGTGAGCGTAATGATTTTATTGGACAGCATCACAAAGAACTTTATTCTCTGTCTTTAAGAGTTCTTTGTAAAAGGAAATGGAGAAAGTTTCTTAATGATGTCCACCTCTTACAGGAAGCAATTTGGTTAAAATTAGCTGTAATTGTTCATGTGCAAGAGGTATTTGGCAGCAGAACTGTATACATTAAAGACACCGTTTTCTGAGGGGATCAGATGGAAATGAGAACCTCCAAATTTGTAATAGGTTAATAGGACACTTAAACTTAATGCAGTGGTGCTCATTTCATAAGGGTGAAGAAATGCCAAGAATTGCAAGGCAAAGACATGCTAGTTTACATAAAATGATCTTACCGattaatttcttaattttttaaaagttgattaAGAAACAGCAATAAACACCAGGGGTAGCGAATGATCTGTTGCCTGGCACAAATCAAATTCATCCTTGTATCtgtatatttttgtcacatttaatATTGATTTTATGAATTAATATTTTGAATTTAAATAATAGTCCTTGTGAGATAAggttaaatacatttatttgtggATTCAGTTATttcgtcagtcagtcagtaaccttttattggcataaaatgtataagacatataaaatagggtttaaaatttcaacaaaataataaaatggggttacatgaccaaacagatcttaaaatgattaaataaactataagagataaaatacaaggtaggcagcatattataaaagcatcttagttaaaactctggcaactaaaatggttatctctgggggccatttcgcacggcttcaaagtagcaggatggttgccaattggaaacgctacaaatttgccataactcacgacgtcgtacacaatctgcaacagtcctgcaaccgacccgcaaaaagcgcttcgttgtagcgcttctaggggaatccagaaaagtggattcaccctccggatagcgatacactcctgcaaccaatctgcgacaatagcgccacagacttgtgcgttaccattgttgcggtttcttcaaagtccctcctcccgagcctttcctcctaacttccggcgaactgtccgccattttttttctccgagcgagcggggatctacgaggcaacgagacagcgactggctttcaagcacgatcactttctgaaattctgcccggacaccacaatagtttttcaaaagcacagtggcacacaccgtcacgttccaaacatttgcccaaagcttaaaaccccgtctaccttcggccagtactagcggagtcaacgtacggggatcatttttaaaaactttcctctgagcgtgccaacgaacgttcgccgctcgcagtctcctgtttagattactggggttcaatagatatgattcgaggtgatttcatgaggggcggtttatgtgtagtgggtctttgtgtggttccgggtgcgtggttgtgcttgggtgcggacaaccccttccatcggcggctagacctccggcaagcggagtcgccgtccgccgttcattttaaaaaactgtccgctgagcgtgacaacggacgttcgccagttacatgtcattgatttatgctttggttggtgaatattattggggaactgtcgcgtaccgctgcaattgctctcggttttacaccggcatgcgtttttgtaatggcggacatttcactaaaatggctcccgctgcatgttcaaactgctcttcccgcgtgtggacgaatcagcgcatgcaagaagtcaaacaaaaggcgctaatctggccattaggagcagatcctgttcccgcgcgaggagttttgaacgtgacatgtgacctaatgtggccaatgtgcgtgtcccctactgccctctaccaatcaggagccggctagtccctttgtctttgtgtgcgggaaggtatatgatccgttgcaccctgcacctcgcaccaccattttgctcagctactagcgaaagcaccatggaatcctcttcgcaagcctcgtccgtccctgcaaccggccgtggcccaacttggagggacgcagagatcagggacctgatcgcgattttctcggaagagaaaatccaggacgccttccagtcctctcacaggaatagggaggtcttcgagcaagtggccataaagatgcgtgccctgggccacaacaggaccggccttgaatgccggtccaaaactaaaacaatgagggcggagtacatgcgtgccgtgaaccataacaagggttccggcaacgaaaaggtgacctgcccctacttcgaggagcagcgccagctgtacggcgacggggaaggagccggcaggccgaagcgcgtcgggaggagccttaaggtggttcggaagccggctgccccggtcgaggaaccacccgctgaggaggatcccggcgagggcacctcgtccagctttcggcctccaccccccgtccagcaacgaccagcggaattggtaacggtggacctgatggccatcgctcctggggagccagaggaggttcctgagcaaacgccccttgcctccggtaagtaattttctttttattttatatttcattttgagcaaatgtgtgttctgacgtttaggcatcgttttctcgtgtgttcgttgcaacgcatgctatgcttggatgtttgtggattgctttgggtggctttttaaaacggttgtgtttaaccaacaacccaaacagttttgctgcatgcctcagccataggccttctgcagtgctttagccactactttgggaccttgatgtgtggttcaggttgtatgcttgctcctttttcactattttctgctcttgtccacagagacacagatgcctgggacggtggtcctcgagtcccctgcagcggtggcagaggacagtgattctggggcgtccacaaatgttggtaagtatcagttgcaataagggggggggtttaactgctttgtgcttttctgtttgtgcagggcagcagcactgccaagagacagaagagagtccctcaacgttgctgctttagggtttgaagcttgctttgccacactttggtcctaaatcatgttcttttttcccttttttcagatttcatacccgggacgcaggaggaggaggagcgtggggtggctggacctcctgccgtgcgcaggcgtatacagatacaagatggtgagcgtgcatgaactgttccttttgagccatggctgcagggcaatgtctgtgtgcaataactgtgtgcttccttttcatttttgtgctcccctggcattgttctgagtcttggtttaacatgtaaccaagaaaggccaccatgggcaaacaaacaataaccatgtgctcccctggcattgttctgagtcttggtttaacaatatgtaaccaagaaaggccaccatgtgcaccagggtgggttttgactgtctcgatgttactaacagttctgtttctctttttttgccaacagaggtcctttcagaagacgacgagccagctggctcaccacccaggggtgctctccaagctgaggagaggctggccagggaatgcggcaggctgcggcgcgtctccgtcctgactagtgtgggagaaaggatcctggagcactgccaggaggagtccaggcgtgccgctgccgcagaccaggcgatgctctccctcgtggcccaggagggcaaaaaattccgtgccatccttagagattcgaacaactcactacgcgaaagcgtggaggaggttcgaatgataaggaggctgatggagagggcggtcgcggttatggaggcggccacccctcctcagattacagtgcacgtcccccccccacacccccccaccacctccagcacccaccccacccaccccctctcagaatgccgcgacccaaacgagaaggaggactgttctcgggaagagagtcgttaaacccgcggacaagttctccccctcctagtttgggccagtttgtctagttatctgtgtttgctgttgtctgttaaataaagtttatgtttttgactctgtctctgtgtaccctctctagtgattgtgcctattctggcaccgttgtgtgggttggaggttggagggtgttttaaaggttaaaggtgttttaggagtttggggtgaaaggtgtgcaaggagtcacactggagtctttttcaggaaatttacaataacattttattttcagaaacagttcaacaggggaaaaaaacaagggaatgtaacttggacccccccaccaccaccaccaccctccaagaaagccaacttttttttaacaaattcaaatatttaacaaggatagaaaaatgggcaaagtaactgggaacccccccaacaccccccaccccaaaacacaaaaagaaaacaaaacttaggtcccactgctcccctccccagccccttccatctccctcactctcctgcacaaccgtcccatggtccccctaactttgcggcggaagaggtcttcgtcctccttcttcttaactgtgtggggagggagaaaaagtacacattagtgccacacatattttcccatttttttagtttacatgcatacacttttgagTGGccttagccactgtgtgagaagagttgggcagtggggaacataacctacgttcttccgcctccctccgctgcctttgctgctcaatctcccctttcagctctgccacttctgCCTCCAAggaagtcaccctggcctccatggcacgcagccttgcctccatagtttctgctatagaaatcaaacaaagaatttgatcacacttcaaatggaagcatcacatcaggctcccatatggctccatgggggtacacacacatgggtctccctcacagacataaaattctcacctgcagcctgtcctgaggtggaaggtccctcttcctccccctcctcacgctcaggtgcttttgccatcttggatggtgattgtgtggctgggcaaagaaaaagagaaatcataagtaaaagcacacaaaccagagatgaaacacagctggtggacacaccgcagttagagtcaaagcgcataaccaaagtggttctacacagtactggcgggctaagtcagagggggttgacagcatctaaatactttctcgaatttcattggggacagtaggggaaagaggcagctagtcatgccatgcatgtttaagggaaaaacacaacgagggcagcactcacccatatgcctcctcatttccagggggggcttcccagccttctcccatattttcaccatctggtcgtggaagaccgtcctcccacttggctgcgggacccccccccactgttccagactgttgaggaagtccagcttcaccctcttaaattttgtccggacctgctcccaggtccggacatagcccctctccctcagctttgatgccaacaccaggtaagcacccttggtgtggcagtgggtgctggccataaggcggccaacacttttcgattggagcaccagctccagaagtgcctcagcctcggcgcgctgccagaaggagcccttctgtggcttcggcatcttcggaatgacggttagggaacgaacgtgcgttgctccgatcgaccacccctctattttaaatgtatcaaagctgcccaccaataaaattattccttggaacataagtgtattgatcctccggtttgacaggggtcgccaatacttcctggctacccgcctccccgaactttccccgttcagcgcttccgtattgtgtgtgtcaatttcagtggggagttagcatttagggctgtcaaagtgcttttggaccagagaatccccgtttttttgctggctaagtacacaaaccgcacaagacaaggttaaacaaagaacacaaaactttattcaacaacagagtaggaaaaacaattaaacacgcctcctgtttctgtagatgtgggtggctatggcgtcccgaaccttgcacccctcagcatagatcctttttctccttgcttcagggatgtcttgagtgtcctcaagaactacaggatcaggttcatccacagggaaggggatgttatgtcccttgtcctcgcatatgttgtgcaaaatgacacacgcgatgatcagcggagtcacattgtctatatgcacatggagtcgggacatcaggcaacggaaccgggacttcaaacgtccaaaggcacgctccactacattccttgcccgggagtgactgaggttgtagtggctctgcacgtctgtccttggccgcttatagggagtcatgagccagcgtcgtaatgggtaggctccgtccccgagcaccaacgccggcacacgcacgccctcaatggtggcggtggggtttcctggaacaaagaccccttcgtccatggctttcctgaggttcgattccctgaaaacaagggcatcatgcctcctgccactccaccccacctcggcatcgataaaccggccggagaagtccacagttccttgcaggagaacagaacaaaagtccttcctgttcccgtactcctttatgcttcccccgggggcacggatagggatgtggcttccatcgacggccgcaaaacaatgcgggaatccaagcctggcaaacccgtccatactctggaataagggaaagaaaagaatataagccatggcatgtcagcgtggggtgtatcgcgtcttcattgctgacctgtcaaacaagaaaaaaaatttaaagggcaaaggggatagaatgacactcaccgctccaagccggtctccgaggcacacgactttgctgaacaattccgcctccatggcgaggcagaactccttaaggatatcgccaaccgtagtgactccgagtccgaattgctgggctactgtccggaagtactgaggggtggccaagtaccacaatgcgaccgccacccttttttccactggcacggggcgccgcatgccagtgacttgcctctccatgcgtccacgtagagcctccacgagttcaaaaaatgtccccctagacattctaaagttggcaatccagtggtcatcatcccagcgagcccacacaaaattttcccaccagtcagaggatctttcgtccgcccagaaccggggggggaaccggacctctgccagagcttgccagtgcctctttgccgccatggttgcccgtagagaacgtcttgtgctgctggtcatcgctctggcaatacgttctcggtattcctctgaagcagccctcctatgctgcacagtggtgcggatacgctggaccaccgcaagcatctgagccaacaattgaacaataatcctctccatttcaacgttaacctgtgctacgggcagtaggctacgcaaacaaagagaggccgaccgcgtgtctgcccaggtgcatataagcaggtaacctgtgggcgtgtactgtgggcggggattaacctatcaaacatatcaatgcatcaacctctggttcatagaaaacaatagaaaacacgttccaagggcgccaatgatttgacgataacgcgttgctacgggttttcctgggtttttttaaaaaaaagggaaccctgccaagtccggctttagggtcgaggtcaaaggtgtgcccgcagtttgattgacgggcacgggaggccagaagcgctaaaaagggacctcctttgtagcgaaaagacggagaaccggaagcctgtgggttacgaaagtgacgagaagtgaaagtgctaaattccgcaaaaaccgcagctgtgcgttacgggcacagctagttacatttcgctagttgaagtagcgatttcgctaacagcaaccaaatagcaactttgagctctgtgcgaaatggccctgggtctttgtcagagagcagaaattgcaaggtcatagatttacttacagaaggcttgtttcgcagcaaagcaacaaagctgtcatcccgacactgctcatataaggggcaatctaacaaaatgtgtgagacagagtcagggcaaccagaaccacacggacagagtctcgcatggtatgggatatggtggaatcttccctctaagacctttgaggggaaagcattcattcgtgcgaggagaaaagctcttctcaggggtgggacatcaaggagatgcaaatatgtaggcataatatttctctgcataatgatgccatagaatgctggtgagcagactcgaggctgggtaggtatgagttcctgctgctcatggtctaaaattctctgtttaataatccggaagatacatttttcttccagaggtagaagggagttcagatcgatgccaatggagactaatttttgttcaatagcctggaaccattgaaatttaagagggtcactttttagacaagttaaaaggctgccagtttctattctaaaaaacagtctgacccaaaatataaaagtagctatccaggcccttgtctctaccctaatttggccaaattctgcgcagatggcatggtaggagacacagttgggaacccctgcaatttgcctataaaaagcagattgaacaccctcaatagatttattaaaggcaggaacccataaggggcatccaaacaggagctgggacattactttggcattaaaaattttaattgctgcagggataaattggttacctttcgcagagaaaaagaactgttttatcaaagaagatgaggatttggccagattgatagctcgttggcagtgggagctccatttctggttatactggaaggtaacacctagatacttaaatgttttgacttgttctattgaagtgcctccaatagaccaagtcattgcatgccagctcttagagaaaaccaaaacttttgttttatcaTAGTTAATTGTAatccgtgacttcttcgggtggtaaaaagttccagctcttcaagttatttcagttatttattcatttactttctAAATGTAATTCAGAAAATATTTCGAATAAAATTTTCTTCCCACTGTACACTTGTGTTCCTTCTCTTTGTTCGAAGTGGTACAATACTTTTTCTTCTCTAGTAAGACTGAGAGAAACACCTGCCAAATCTGAAATGGTGTTTTCTTCCCAATTTTTCTTCCCCATTAAGTATCTTTGTGTTGTCGTGAGCTTACTTTTTTTAgtaaatagaaatattttaaagtattttttcccAGTTGAGTACTTTTTGAGAGCAAAATTGAAGACTCTTcattcagtgggacttatttgTGACTCGTCTGTATTTAATTTATTGTGCTCTTCAGTATTCTTGCTAAGCTTTTGGTtaggaagttgttgttgttgttgttgttgttgttaggtgcgaagtcatgtctgacccatcgcgaccccatggacaatattcctccaggccttcctgccctctaccattcctcgaagtccatttaagttcgcaccgactgcttcagtgactccatccagccacctcattttgtcgtccccttcttcttttgccctcaatcactcccaacattaggctcttctccttctcatatttgagtttcatcttcaggatctggccttccaaggagcagtcaggactgatctcctctaggactgaccggtttgttcgccttgcagtccaagggactcgcaagagtcttctccagcaccagagtaggcttgtgcgattcggccgctttggcggccgttccctccgggcgcagccaatgccgcgccgtgggggggagggcggtgctggcagcggcgtgacagcgggcgcaaccacacaggcacaGAATTCagcgtggtgctggctgcacccggagggaacagctgccaaagcggccaaatcgcacaagcctacaccagagttcaaaagcctcaattctttgacgctcggccttccttatggtccaaatgtcacagccatacattgcaactggaaggaccatagccttgactagatacgCTTTTgatgacagggtgatgtctctgctttttaggatgctgtctagatttgccatagcttttatccccaggagcaagcatcttttaatttatttgctgcagtccctaactgcagtgatcttggagcccaagaaaataaaatctttcaccacctccatttcttccccatctatt
Proteins encoded:
- the LOC143833779 gene encoding uncharacterized protein LOC143833779, with the translated sequence MRALGHNRTGLECRSKTKTMRAEYMRAVNHNKGSGNEKVTCPYFEEQRQLYGDGEGAGRPKRVGRSLKVVRKPAAPVEEPPAEEDPGEGTSSSFRPPPPVQQRPAELVTVDLMAIAPGEPEEVPEQTPLASETQMPGTVVLESPAAVAEDSDSGASTNVDFIPGTQEEEERGVAGPPAVRRRIQIQDEVLSEDDEPAGSPPRGCGASPS